A single Cryomorphaceae bacterium DNA region contains:
- a CDS encoding DoxX family protein: MNPFSSRIHFRNTGLLILRLGYGLSFAFIHGMPKLLGGYDRWEALGRKMTYVGIDFWPVMWGLSAALAETIGGLLIAIGWVTKPAAGFLAFTMIVAAAMHLGQGEGLPGASHALEALVIFIALIFTGSGKYSLEQYLLDQ; encoded by the coding sequence GTGAATCCTTTTAGTTCCCGAATCCACTTCCGCAATACGGGTCTGCTCATCCTACGTCTGGGATATGGACTCAGCTTTGCCTTTATTCACGGCATGCCCAAGCTCCTTGGAGGGTATGATCGATGGGAGGCACTCGGCCGAAAAATGACCTATGTCGGAATTGATTTTTGGCCTGTCATGTGGGGGCTCTCGGCGGCCCTTGCCGAGACCATTGGAGGGCTCTTGATTGCCATCGGATGGGTCACCAAACCCGCAGCAGGATTCTTGGCCTTCACCATGATTGTGGCGGCAGCTATGCACCTCGGACAAGGCGAAGGCCTCCCAGGCGCGTCGCACGCCTTGGAGGCCCTCGTCATTTTCATCGCCTTGATCTTTACCGGATCAGGCAAGTATTCTTTAGAGCAATATTTACTGGACCAGTAA